A single genomic interval of Persephonella atlantica harbors:
- a CDS encoding PilZ domain-containing protein → MEELKKIYSSLEKEKSFFEDYRNRFVENFVQVFSSFFELKIPEEKLRKLGSDLYSRLFSLKGDPTKDFYSLSRKMYETKVDIRAILSKVFMLMIKDFLDRLLENNGEIYLLRNFIALIDIYLNCMDRASGDYIESLENKISSAEEKRKKEEQDIIVDYLKIKREEISIIDHFYEVPVTCSAKLIRIENHKAYFDVKKCINKIFEKNHFVFIKIPDVEKTIKALITDINYERGILVLTDFVFSQIPQEKRKFVRVRLSKKIPVIIKKESEEVEGMIDDISVGGIGVYCVKIDHLSVGEIVELLFVIDGYSVKVKGELKYITPLEKFFRIGIQFINLSPKDEEIIGEFVTKRQFEILRKLRQL, encoded by the coding sequence ATGGAAGAACTGAAAAAAATATACAGCTCTTTAGAGAAAGAAAAATCATTTTTTGAAGATTACAGGAATAGATTTGTGGAAAATTTTGTTCAGGTTTTCAGCTCTTTTTTTGAACTTAAAATACCTGAAGAAAAACTCAGGAAGCTTGGAAGTGACCTTTACTCAAGACTTTTCTCACTGAAAGGTGATCCCACAAAAGATTTTTACTCCCTGTCAAGAAAGATGTACGAAACAAAGGTAGACATAAGGGCTATTCTGTCAAAAGTCTTTATGCTGATGATAAAGGACTTTTTAGACAGACTGCTTGAAAACAACGGAGAAATCTATCTGCTGAGGAACTTTATAGCCCTTATAGACATATACCTTAACTGTATGGACAGAGCCAGTGGAGATTATATTGAATCTTTAGAAAATAAGATATCTTCAGCAGAAGAAAAAAGGAAAAAAGAGGAACAGGATATAATCGTTGATTACCTTAAAATAAAAAGGGAAGAGATCAGCATTATAGACCATTTCTATGAGGTTCCTGTAACGTGCAGTGCAAAGCTTATAAGAATAGAAAATCATAAGGCATACTTTGACGTAAAAAAATGTATCAATAAAATATTTGAAAAGAACCACTTTGTTTTTATAAAGATTCCAGATGTTGAAAAAACAATAAAAGCCCTTATAACAGATATAAATTACGAAAGAGGGATTCTTGTCCTTACAGACTTCGTTTTTTCACAGATACCACAGGAAAAGAGGAAGTTTGTGAGGGTTCGTCTTTCAAAGAAGATACCGGTAATAATAAAAAAGGAAAGTGAAGAAGTGGAAGGTATGATTGACGACATTTCTGTTGGTGGAATTGGTGTTTACTGTGTGAAGATTGACCATCTAAGCGTTGGGGAAATTGTTGAGCTTTTATTTGTTATTGATGGATACAGTGTAAAAGTTAAAGGGGAACTGAAATACATAACACCTTTAGAAAAATTTTTCCGCATCGGTATACAGTTTATAAACCTCTCACCTAAAGATGAAGAGATAATCGGAGAGTTCGTAACAAAAAGGCAGTTTGAGATTTTAAGAAAACTGAGGCAATTATGA
- the xth gene encoding exodeoxyribonuclease III yields the protein MLKISTFNVNSIRARKELIIRWLTEKEKDIDILCFQEVKVEEELFPYEDFKKLGYNCYIYSQKGYNGVATLSKIKATQIIKGIGDSYFDQQKRVLTAKINDIWIINTYAPHGDLRGTDKYYYKLDWYAKFLEFINHNFSPDEKIILLGDLNVAMEDIDLWDPELLRDSIGTMEEEREALKKILNWGFVDFFRYLYPDKRQFTWWDYIGGAIWRNEGMRIDYILATQPLIPHLKDIYVDLWTRRRRTPKPSDHAPVIGVFDV from the coding sequence ATGCTGAAAATATCTACCTTTAACGTCAACTCTATAAGGGCAAGAAAGGAGCTTATAATCCGGTGGCTCACAGAAAAAGAAAAGGATATTGACATTCTCTGTTTTCAGGAAGTAAAGGTGGAAGAGGAGTTGTTTCCATATGAGGATTTTAAAAAGCTTGGATACAACTGTTATATCTACAGTCAGAAAGGATATAACGGAGTTGCCACACTGTCAAAAATAAAGGCAACACAGATAATAAAAGGTATTGGAGACAGTTATTTTGATCAGCAAAAAAGGGTTTTGACAGCGAAAATCAACGACATATGGATAATAAACACATATGCCCCCCATGGAGACCTTAGGGGAACAGATAAGTATTATTACAAGTTAGACTGGTACGCAAAATTTTTAGAGTTTATAAATCACAACTTCTCTCCAGATGAAAAAATAATACTTCTTGGAGACCTGAATGTTGCAATGGAAGATATAGACCTGTGGGATCCTGAACTTTTAAGGGACAGTATAGGAACAATGGAAGAAGAGAGAGAAGCCTTAAAAAAAATACTAAACTGGGGATTTGTTGACTTCTTCCGCTATCTTTATCCGGACAAAAGACAGTTTACCTGGTGGGATTACATAGGCGGAGCAATCTGGAGAAATGAAGGAATGAGGATAGATTACATACTGGCAACCCAGCCTTTAATTCCACATCTGAAAGATATTTATGTTGACCTGTGGACAAGGAGAAGAAGAACTCCAAAACCTTCAGACCATGCCCCGGTTATAGGAGTGTTTGATGTCTGA